The following are encoded in a window of Vigna unguiculata cultivar IT97K-499-35 chromosome 8, ASM411807v1, whole genome shotgun sequence genomic DNA:
- the LOC114193923 gene encoding uncharacterized protein LOC114193923 isoform X1, translating into MLPSSTVLSLAGAGTVLTVIFSGELGHLKAKCSPRPRKVFSRWCIKELYLQQHSINGFKSKKQNSLSSFAFGKKAEDSFFLDVNEDTDDMYEDLINNYGKVVFSRKDKKPASAEIDDDAESLSFAMELASVASEVKAADIKVLFVKPLVYWTRIFIIATAFSRPQIDAIGSRMRDRAEKKYGKIPTGDTKPNSWTLLDFVNMLLAQPIFFSPNFPTLIKKTNLRASLQPHNNFPPLRVSQMPKPLGVRARPKTLLAPLQKKSGVQICHSFKKESEVGGNDERDWTTSFLLFLLWAALIYYVFFLTPNQTPSRDLYFLKKLLNLKGDDGFRMNEVLVSLWYIMGLWPLVYSMLLLPTGRSSKNSILVWPFLILSCFGGAYVLLPYFVLWKPPAPPVEETQLKTWPLNFLESKVTALISLVAGVAIIIYAGLAGQDVWKEFYQYFRESKFIHITSIDFIVLSTFAPFWVYNDMTARKWFDKGSWLLPISLIPYLGPGLYLLLRPSLSAVSISQTPVEPE; encoded by the exons ATGCTACCATCATCCACTGTTCTGTCTCTCGCCGGTGCTGGCACCGTTCTGACGGTGATTTTTTCCGGCGAATTGGGTCATCTCAAAGCCAAGTGTTCTCCCAGACCCAGAAAGGTTTTCAGCCGTTGGTGCATAAAGGAGCTTTATTTACAGCAACACTCCATCAATGGTTTCAAGTCCAAGAAGCAAAACTCACTTTCAAGCTTCGCATTCGGTAAAAAAGCCGAAGACAGCTTTTTCTTG GATGTAAATGAAGACACAGATGACATGTATgaagatttaattaataattatggaAAAGTGGTATTTagtagaaaagataaaaagccTGCTAGCGCAGAGATTGATGATGATGCTGAAAGCCTGTCAT TTGCTATGGAATTGGCTTCGGTTGCAAGCGAGGTTAAGGCAGCAGATATAAAGGTCTTGTTTGTGAAGCCACTTGTTTACTGGACCCGAATTTTTATCATAGCTACAGCATTTTCCCGTCCGCAGATTGATGCTATCGG GTCCAGGATGAGAGATCGAGCTGagaaaaaatatggaaaaattCCAACAGGAGATACAAAGCCCAACTCATGGACCCTGTTGGACTTCG tgaacaTGCTGTTGGCTCAACCCATTTTCTTCTCTCCCAACTTTCCCACTCTCATCAAGAAGACAAATTTGAGAGCTTCACTTCAGCCCCACAACAATTTTCCTCCTCTCAGAGTTTCACAAATGCCAAAACCACTTGGTGTGAGAGCAAGACCCAAAACCCTGTTGGCTCCGCTTCAGAAAAAGAGTGGTGTCCAAATTTGCCATAGCTTCAAGAAAGAGAGCGAAGTTGGTGGGAATGACGAAAGAGACTGGACAACCTCCTTTTTGCTCTTTCTCCTGTGGGCAGCACTCATCTACTATGTCTTCTTTCTCACCCCAAACCAGACCCCG TCAAGGGATTTATATTTCCTGAAAAAGCTCCTGAATCTGAAAGGGGATGATGGTTTCAGAATGAATGAAGTGTTAGTATCATTGTGGTATATAATGGGCTTGTGGCCATTGGTATATAGCATGCTCTTGCTTCCTACAGGAAGAAG CTCAAAAAACAGTATTCTTGTATGGCCCTTCCTGATACTTTCATGTTTTGGAGGTGCATATGTACTTCTTCCTTATTTTGTACTTTGGAAACCGCCAGCACCTCCTGTTGAAGAAACTCAGCTTAAAACATGGCCCTTGAATTTTCTGGAATCAAAAGTAACTGCATTG ATATCACTTGTTGCAGGGGTAGCCATCATAATTTATGCTGGTTTAGCTGGACAAGATGTGTGGAAAGAATTTTACCAGTACTTTAGGGAAAGCAAATTT ATTCATATTACCTCCATTGATTTTATTGTACTTTCCACATTTGCACCATTCTGGGTATACAACGACATGACTGCACGAAAATG GTTTGACAAAGGTTCTTGGCTTCTTCCCATATCATTGATACCATATTTAGGGCCTGGTTTGTACCTTCTCCTACGGCCATCATTATCAGCAGTGTCCATTTCGCAAACTCCTGTTGAACCAGAGTGA
- the LOC114193923 gene encoding uncharacterized protein LOC114193923 isoform X2 — protein MYEDLINNYGKVVFSRKDKKPASAEIDDDAESLSFAMELASVASEVKAADIKVLFVKPLVYWTRIFIIATAFSRPQIDAIGSRMRDRAEKKYGKIPTGDTKPNSWTLLDFVNMLLAQPIFFSPNFPTLIKKTNLRASLQPHNNFPPLRVSQMPKPLGVRARPKTLLAPLQKKSGVQICHSFKKESEVGGNDERDWTTSFLLFLLWAALIYYVFFLTPNQTPSRDLYFLKKLLNLKGDDGFRMNEVLVSLWYIMGLWPLVYSMLLLPTGRSSKNSILVWPFLILSCFGGAYVLLPYFVLWKPPAPPVEETQLKTWPLNFLESKVTALISLVAGVAIIIYAGLAGQDVWKEFYQYFRESKFIHITSIDFIVLSTFAPFWVYNDMTARKWFDKGSWLLPISLIPYLGPGLYLLLRPSLSAVSISQTPVEPE, from the exons ATGTATgaagatttaattaataattatggaAAAGTGGTATTTagtagaaaagataaaaagccTGCTAGCGCAGAGATTGATGATGATGCTGAAAGCCTGTCAT TTGCTATGGAATTGGCTTCGGTTGCAAGCGAGGTTAAGGCAGCAGATATAAAGGTCTTGTTTGTGAAGCCACTTGTTTACTGGACCCGAATTTTTATCATAGCTACAGCATTTTCCCGTCCGCAGATTGATGCTATCGG GTCCAGGATGAGAGATCGAGCTGagaaaaaatatggaaaaattCCAACAGGAGATACAAAGCCCAACTCATGGACCCTGTTGGACTTCG tgaacaTGCTGTTGGCTCAACCCATTTTCTTCTCTCCCAACTTTCCCACTCTCATCAAGAAGACAAATTTGAGAGCTTCACTTCAGCCCCACAACAATTTTCCTCCTCTCAGAGTTTCACAAATGCCAAAACCACTTGGTGTGAGAGCAAGACCCAAAACCCTGTTGGCTCCGCTTCAGAAAAAGAGTGGTGTCCAAATTTGCCATAGCTTCAAGAAAGAGAGCGAAGTTGGTGGGAATGACGAAAGAGACTGGACAACCTCCTTTTTGCTCTTTCTCCTGTGGGCAGCACTCATCTACTATGTCTTCTTTCTCACCCCAAACCAGACCCCG TCAAGGGATTTATATTTCCTGAAAAAGCTCCTGAATCTGAAAGGGGATGATGGTTTCAGAATGAATGAAGTGTTAGTATCATTGTGGTATATAATGGGCTTGTGGCCATTGGTATATAGCATGCTCTTGCTTCCTACAGGAAGAAG CTCAAAAAACAGTATTCTTGTATGGCCCTTCCTGATACTTTCATGTTTTGGAGGTGCATATGTACTTCTTCCTTATTTTGTACTTTGGAAACCGCCAGCACCTCCTGTTGAAGAAACTCAGCTTAAAACATGGCCCTTGAATTTTCTGGAATCAAAAGTAACTGCATTG ATATCACTTGTTGCAGGGGTAGCCATCATAATTTATGCTGGTTTAGCTGGACAAGATGTGTGGAAAGAATTTTACCAGTACTTTAGGGAAAGCAAATTT ATTCATATTACCTCCATTGATTTTATTGTACTTTCCACATTTGCACCATTCTGGGTATACAACGACATGACTGCACGAAAATG GTTTGACAAAGGTTCTTGGCTTCTTCCCATATCATTGATACCATATTTAGGGCCTGGTTTGTACCTTCTCCTACGGCCATCATTATCAGCAGTGTCCATTTCGCAAACTCCTGTTGAACCAGAGTGA
- the LOC114193923 gene encoding uncharacterized protein LOC114193923 isoform X3 has protein sequence MIAMELASVASEVKAADIKVLFVKPLVYWTRIFIIATAFSRPQIDAIGSRMRDRAEKKYGKIPTGDTKPNSWTLLDFVNMLLAQPIFFSPNFPTLIKKTNLRASLQPHNNFPPLRVSQMPKPLGVRARPKTLLAPLQKKSGVQICHSFKKESEVGGNDERDWTTSFLLFLLWAALIYYVFFLTPNQTPSRDLYFLKKLLNLKGDDGFRMNEVLVSLWYIMGLWPLVYSMLLLPTGRSSKNSILVWPFLILSCFGGAYVLLPYFVLWKPPAPPVEETQLKTWPLNFLESKVTALISLVAGVAIIIYAGLAGQDVWKEFYQYFRESKFIHITSIDFIVLSTFAPFWVYNDMTARKWFDKGSWLLPISLIPYLGPGLYLLLRPSLSAVSISQTPVEPE, from the exons ATGA TTGCTATGGAATTGGCTTCGGTTGCAAGCGAGGTTAAGGCAGCAGATATAAAGGTCTTGTTTGTGAAGCCACTTGTTTACTGGACCCGAATTTTTATCATAGCTACAGCATTTTCCCGTCCGCAGATTGATGCTATCGG GTCCAGGATGAGAGATCGAGCTGagaaaaaatatggaaaaattCCAACAGGAGATACAAAGCCCAACTCATGGACCCTGTTGGACTTCG tgaacaTGCTGTTGGCTCAACCCATTTTCTTCTCTCCCAACTTTCCCACTCTCATCAAGAAGACAAATTTGAGAGCTTCACTTCAGCCCCACAACAATTTTCCTCCTCTCAGAGTTTCACAAATGCCAAAACCACTTGGTGTGAGAGCAAGACCCAAAACCCTGTTGGCTCCGCTTCAGAAAAAGAGTGGTGTCCAAATTTGCCATAGCTTCAAGAAAGAGAGCGAAGTTGGTGGGAATGACGAAAGAGACTGGACAACCTCCTTTTTGCTCTTTCTCCTGTGGGCAGCACTCATCTACTATGTCTTCTTTCTCACCCCAAACCAGACCCCG TCAAGGGATTTATATTTCCTGAAAAAGCTCCTGAATCTGAAAGGGGATGATGGTTTCAGAATGAATGAAGTGTTAGTATCATTGTGGTATATAATGGGCTTGTGGCCATTGGTATATAGCATGCTCTTGCTTCCTACAGGAAGAAG CTCAAAAAACAGTATTCTTGTATGGCCCTTCCTGATACTTTCATGTTTTGGAGGTGCATATGTACTTCTTCCTTATTTTGTACTTTGGAAACCGCCAGCACCTCCTGTTGAAGAAACTCAGCTTAAAACATGGCCCTTGAATTTTCTGGAATCAAAAGTAACTGCATTG ATATCACTTGTTGCAGGGGTAGCCATCATAATTTATGCTGGTTTAGCTGGACAAGATGTGTGGAAAGAATTTTACCAGTACTTTAGGGAAAGCAAATTT ATTCATATTACCTCCATTGATTTTATTGTACTTTCCACATTTGCACCATTCTGGGTATACAACGACATGACTGCACGAAAATG GTTTGACAAAGGTTCTTGGCTTCTTCCCATATCATTGATACCATATTTAGGGCCTGGTTTGTACCTTCTCCTACGGCCATCATTATCAGCAGTGTCCATTTCGCAAACTCCTGTTGAACCAGAGTGA
- the LOC114193923 gene encoding uncharacterized protein LOC114193923 isoform X4, which translates to MLLAQPIFFSPNFPTLIKKTNLRASLQPHNNFPPLRVSQMPKPLGVRARPKTLLAPLQKKSGVQICHSFKKESEVGGNDERDWTTSFLLFLLWAALIYYVFFLTPNQTPSRDLYFLKKLLNLKGDDGFRMNEVLVSLWYIMGLWPLVYSMLLLPTGRSSKNSILVWPFLILSCFGGAYVLLPYFVLWKPPAPPVEETQLKTWPLNFLESKVTALISLVAGVAIIIYAGLAGQDVWKEFYQYFRESKFIHITSIDFIVLSTFAPFWVYNDMTARKWFDKGSWLLPISLIPYLGPGLYLLLRPSLSAVSISQTPVEPE; encoded by the exons aTGCTGTTGGCTCAACCCATTTTCTTCTCTCCCAACTTTCCCACTCTCATCAAGAAGACAAATTTGAGAGCTTCACTTCAGCCCCACAACAATTTTCCTCCTCTCAGAGTTTCACAAATGCCAAAACCACTTGGTGTGAGAGCAAGACCCAAAACCCTGTTGGCTCCGCTTCAGAAAAAGAGTGGTGTCCAAATTTGCCATAGCTTCAAGAAAGAGAGCGAAGTTGGTGGGAATGACGAAAGAGACTGGACAACCTCCTTTTTGCTCTTTCTCCTGTGGGCAGCACTCATCTACTATGTCTTCTTTCTCACCCCAAACCAGACCCCG TCAAGGGATTTATATTTCCTGAAAAAGCTCCTGAATCTGAAAGGGGATGATGGTTTCAGAATGAATGAAGTGTTAGTATCATTGTGGTATATAATGGGCTTGTGGCCATTGGTATATAGCATGCTCTTGCTTCCTACAGGAAGAAG CTCAAAAAACAGTATTCTTGTATGGCCCTTCCTGATACTTTCATGTTTTGGAGGTGCATATGTACTTCTTCCTTATTTTGTACTTTGGAAACCGCCAGCACCTCCTGTTGAAGAAACTCAGCTTAAAACATGGCCCTTGAATTTTCTGGAATCAAAAGTAACTGCATTG ATATCACTTGTTGCAGGGGTAGCCATCATAATTTATGCTGGTTTAGCTGGACAAGATGTGTGGAAAGAATTTTACCAGTACTTTAGGGAAAGCAAATTT ATTCATATTACCTCCATTGATTTTATTGTACTTTCCACATTTGCACCATTCTGGGTATACAACGACATGACTGCACGAAAATG GTTTGACAAAGGTTCTTGGCTTCTTCCCATATCATTGATACCATATTTAGGGCCTGGTTTGTACCTTCTCCTACGGCCATCATTATCAGCAGTGTCCATTTCGCAAACTCCTGTTGAACCAGAGTGA